In Chaetodon auriga isolate fChaAug3 chromosome 7, fChaAug3.hap1, whole genome shotgun sequence, a genomic segment contains:
- the LOC143323438 gene encoding C1q-related factor-like has product MRAIVLLCLLHAAFGQYFWDESPYSWDGPEVGIVPSTNPDPSACLTDQASCGCCLMQGWIQRMEMFMNITAEELNKELKETKMILDNMRGSRSAFSVALNNDKSFDCYGPFSTDKLIAYKHTFINLGGNFDMQSSMFTVPRSGIYCLSVTIYTTSSSGSSLAACANLHVNGKVVSALGEQNGQDFEDSVTIVEAMKLKAGDQVAVSLPKGCVVCDHKSHFNTFTGFLLYATD; this is encoded by the exons ATGAGAG ctaTTGTAttgctgtgtctgctgcatgcAGCTTTTGGTCAATATTTCTGGGATGAATCTCCATACAGCTGGGATGGCCCAGAAGTTGGCATTGTACCATCAACAAATCCAGACCCCAGTG CGTGTCTTACAGACCAGGCGTCGTGTGGTTGCTGTCTGATGCAGGGATGGATACAGAGGATGGAGATGTTCATGAACATCACCGCTGAAGAACTGaacaaggagctgaaagaaacaaagatgaTCCTCGACAATATGAGAG GCAGTCGCAGTGCCTTCTCTGTCGCTCTAAACAATGACAAAAGTTTTGACTGCTATGGCCCCTTCAGCACTGACAAGCTCATCGCCTACAAACATACCTTCATCAACCTGGGAGGCAATTTTGATATGCAGAGCAGTATGTTCACGGTTCCCCGCTCTGGTATCTACTGCCTCTCCGTCACCATCTACACAACCAGTTCCTCTGGTAGCAGCCTGGCCGCCTGTGCCAATTTGCACGTTAACGGCAAAGTAGTGTCTGCACTCGGCGAGCAAAACGGCCAGGACTTTGAAGACAGTGTCACCATTGTTGAGGCCATGAAACTGAAGGCTGGGGACCAGGTGGCTGTCAGCCTGCCCAAAGGATGTGTTGTCTGTGATCACAAAAGCCACTTTAACACTTTCACTGGCTTCCTGCTGTATGCTACTGACTAA